One window from the genome of Mucilaginibacter ginsenosidivorans encodes:
- a CDS encoding FdhF/YdeP family oxidoreductase codes for MSKLKTEQSAAENPEKLIELKVTEPKDWAAGVPAVYEAFKDLVQETGLLRGLGASLKMNQKGGFDCSSCAWPDPDDDRSQLAEYCENGAKALAEEATTKKLTPDFFAQNSVADLAKLNDYEIGKKGRIAQPVYLPAGATHYEPISWDDAFKKMADKVNSLESPNEAVFYTSGRTSNEASFMYQLFVREFGTNNMPDCSNMCHESSGTALTEVIGIGKGTVTLNDFYDTDVIIIMGQNPGTNHPRMLTALEKAKKSGSKIIAINPLHEAGLTAFKDPQKVKGFLGMGIKLADLYLQVNINGDMALFKAIEKLLLDAEKQNPGKVFDQEFIKEYTVGYDELIKDIEKQDVPKLCELAGVPVEQVQEAADMLRYKNRIIICWAMGITQHENGVDTIKEIANLVLLKGSIGRPGAGLCPVRGHSNVQGNRTMLIWEKLKDEPRKKLKKVFGFEPPKEKGFDTVEAIKAMHEGKLKFFFAMGGNFLSATPDTNYTAEGLRKLDMTVHVSTKLNRSHLVHGKEALILPCYSRSDKDIINGVEQIVSCENSMGVIQSSKGVLKPISDQFLSETQIVCRLAKTTFGEKTKVEWDKYASNYDLVRDEIAKVIPGCEDYNKRIRKPGGFYLPNAPRERKFKTEKYGDKAAFSVLKLPNHKLAADEYMMATIRSHDQFNTTIYGLEDRYRGIHNERRVIFMNSKDIEKAGFMGGDKVDLYNNHNGRERVAKLFVIVPYNIPERNTATYFPETNVLVPIDDVARESNTPVSKRVIIKIRKHVA; via the coding sequence ATGAGCAAATTGAAAACAGAACAGTCCGCAGCCGAAAACCCGGAGAAATTGATCGAACTGAAGGTTACTGAACCGAAGGATTGGGCGGCAGGTGTACCCGCTGTTTATGAAGCTTTTAAGGACCTTGTGCAGGAGACCGGCCTTTTGCGCGGACTTGGTGCGTCGTTAAAAATGAATCAGAAAGGCGGGTTCGATTGTTCGAGCTGCGCCTGGCCCGATCCCGATGACGACCGTTCACAGTTGGCCGAATATTGCGAGAATGGGGCAAAAGCGCTGGCCGAAGAAGCAACTACCAAAAAACTGACGCCAGATTTTTTTGCGCAAAACTCGGTGGCCGACCTGGCTAAACTGAACGATTACGAAATAGGGAAGAAAGGCCGTATTGCGCAGCCTGTTTATCTGCCGGCGGGTGCTACACATTACGAGCCGATAAGCTGGGACGATGCTTTTAAAAAAATGGCAGACAAAGTGAATAGTTTGGAGTCGCCAAACGAAGCTGTGTTCTATACTTCGGGGCGGACAAGTAACGAGGCATCGTTCATGTATCAATTATTTGTCCGGGAGTTTGGCACCAACAATATGCCCGATTGTTCCAATATGTGCCATGAGTCGAGTGGAACAGCGTTAACCGAAGTAATAGGCATAGGAAAAGGTACGGTTACGCTAAATGATTTTTACGATACCGACGTAATCATTATTATGGGGCAAAATCCCGGCACTAACCACCCGCGGATGCTGACCGCTTTAGAGAAGGCGAAAAAGAGCGGGTCGAAGATCATCGCCATAAACCCCCTGCATGAGGCCGGTTTAACCGCATTTAAAGACCCGCAGAAGGTAAAGGGTTTCCTTGGCATGGGTATTAAACTGGCCGACCTGTACCTGCAGGTGAACATTAATGGCGATATGGCTCTGTTCAAAGCCATTGAAAAACTGTTGCTCGATGCCGAAAAGCAAAACCCGGGTAAGGTATTTGACCAGGAGTTCATAAAAGAATATACGGTTGGTTATGATGAATTAATAAAGGACATCGAAAAACAGGATGTGCCGAAATTATGCGAATTAGCGGGTGTTCCGGTTGAACAGGTGCAGGAAGCCGCGGACATGCTACGTTATAAAAACCGCATCATTATTTGCTGGGCCATGGGCATCACGCAGCACGAAAATGGTGTCGATACCATCAAAGAAATAGCCAACCTGGTTTTACTGAAAGGCAGTATAGGTAGGCCCGGCGCGGGCCTTTGCCCGGTGCGTGGCCATAGCAATGTGCAGGGCAACCGCACCATGCTGATATGGGAAAAGCTGAAGGACGAACCACGTAAGAAACTTAAAAAGGTATTTGGGTTTGAGCCGCCGAAGGAAAAAGGTTTCGATACCGTGGAGGCTATAAAAGCAATGCACGAGGGCAAGCTGAAATTCTTTTTTGCGATGGGCGGGAATTTTCTTTCGGCTACACCTGATACCAATTATACCGCCGAAGGTTTACGTAAGCTGGATATGACGGTGCATGTATCCACCAAACTCAACCGCAGTCACCTGGTGCATGGAAAAGAGGCGCTGATATTGCCTTGTTATTCGCGCAGCGATAAGGACATAATTAATGGCGTGGAGCAGATAGTCAGTTGCGAGAACTCGATGGGTGTGATACAATCATCAAAGGGTGTGCTTAAACCCATATCTGATCAATTTTTAAGCGAAACGCAGATCGTCTGCCGCCTGGCGAAAACTACATTCGGCGAAAAGACCAAAGTGGAATGGGATAAATACGCGTCGAACTACGACCTTGTTCGCGACGAGATAGCGAAAGTGATACCCGGTTGCGAGGATTATAACAAAAGGATACGGAAGCCCGGGGGATTTTATTTACCCAATGCTCCGCGCGAGCGAAAGTTCAAAACTGAAAAATATGGTGATAAAGCGGCTTTCTCTGTTCTGAAATTACCAAACCATAAACTGGCGGCTGATGAATATATGATGGCAACGATCCGCAGTCACGACCAGTTCAATACCACTATTTATGGATTGGAGGACCGTTACCGGGGTATCCATAACGAACGCCGGGTAATATTTATGAATTCTAAGGATATTGAAAAAGCAGGTTTTATGGGCGGCGACAAGGTCGATTTATACAATAACCATAATGGCCGCGAAAGAGTAGCTAAACTATTTGTTATTGTGCCATACAATATACCCGAACGAAATACTGCCACGTATTTTCCTGAAACCAATGTACTGGTGCCGATAGATGACGTTGCCAGAGAGAGTAATACGCCGGTATCTAAGCGGGTGATCATCAAGATCAGGAAACATGTGGCCTGA
- a CDS encoding gamma-glutamylcyclotransferase family protein codes for MNDLLFVYGTLLNDYNKYGVYLRDNSRFYSQATVKGKLYDIGEYPGAVLCDECDLIYGVILQMDDPGATLGLLDIYEGFGASQPQPNEFIRVQAEAQTTSGPVECWIYLYNLPTCGLILIENGRYIK; via the coding sequence ATGAACGACCTGCTTTTTGTTTACGGTACGCTGCTGAATGATTACAATAAGTATGGCGTTTACCTGCGCGACAACAGCAGATTTTATTCGCAGGCTACGGTGAAAGGTAAGTTATATGATATCGGCGAGTACCCGGGAGCTGTTTTGTGCGACGAATGTGACCTTATATACGGCGTTATCCTGCAAATGGATGATCCAGGTGCTACACTTGGGTTGCTTGATATTTACGAAGGTTTTGGCGCCAGCCAGCCGCAACCTAACGAATTTATCAGGGTGCAGGCAGAAGCTCAAACAACATCAGGGCCTGTTGAGTGCTGGATATACCTATACAATTTACCTACCTGCGGACTTATACTAATCGAAAATGGCAGGTACATCAAATAA
- the fdhD gene encoding formate dehydrogenase accessory sulfurtransferase FdhD has product MSADSSIKLPIVKVHDDEADHSLDSLAIEEPLEIRIGYGPAENRQIKNVSITMRTPGNDGELAAGFLFTEGIIRQREDILSADHCVIACAENKENVIQVDLKEDVIPSLNNTERNFYTTSSCGVCGKGSINAIRTVSIYDGGVGENHVSDDRLYSLPDILKRHQQVFADTGGLHASALFDAAGELILLREDVGRHNALDKLIGAALNAGMLPLNTHILLLSGRASFELVQKAAMAGINIIAAVGAPSSLAVQLAEEFKISLVGFLRGRRFNIYTQPQRILLSKYEDSY; this is encoded by the coding sequence ATGTCCGCTGATTCCAGTATAAAATTACCCATTGTTAAAGTACATGATGATGAAGCCGATCATTCGTTGGATTCGCTGGCTATTGAGGAGCCATTGGAGATCCGCATAGGCTATGGACCGGCCGAAAACCGGCAGATAAAAAACGTATCAATAACCATGCGCACTCCGGGTAATGATGGTGAACTGGCGGCGGGTTTTCTGTTTACAGAAGGTATCATCAGGCAACGTGAGGATATACTTTCTGCCGATCATTGTGTTATAGCCTGCGCCGAAAACAAGGAGAATGTGATACAGGTAGATCTAAAAGAGGATGTAATACCCAGCTTAAACAATACGGAAAGAAATTTTTATACAACCTCCAGTTGCGGCGTCTGCGGTAAAGGGTCCATTAATGCCATACGCACAGTTAGCATTTATGATGGCGGTGTTGGTGAAAATCACGTCAGTGACGATCGGCTATATTCATTACCGGATATTTTGAAAAGACACCAGCAGGTATTTGCCGATACAGGAGGGTTGCATGCGTCCGCTTTGTTTGATGCGGCCGGAGAGCTAATTCTTTTGAGAGAAGATGTCGGCCGCCATAATGCCCTCGACAAACTGATAGGCGCTGCTTTAAACGCAGGTATGCTGCCGCTCAATACACATATATTATTATTAAGCGGGCGGGCAAGTTTCGAACTGGTGCAAAAAGCAGCTATGGCCGGCATTAATATTATTGCCGCAGTAGGTGCGCCATCAAGTTTGGCTGTGCAGTTGGCGGAAGAATTTAAGATAAGCCTGGTCGGTTTCCTTCGCGGCAGGCGTTTCAATATTTACACTCAACCCCAAAGAATATTACTATCTAAATATGAAGATTCGTATTAA
- a CDS encoding TIGR01459 family HAD-type hydrolase, which yields MKQIDNFKSIVDKYKIVFFDAFGVLKTYSGLVPGIGKTFEYLEREKKEYYIVTNDASRGPQQLAASYHRMGLTAITEDRIVSSGMLTKEFLDLKVPDGIVAYLGTPASAHYIERSGLQTMPMSEVNESNIDKVSVVIFLDDEGFDWCNDLNKTVNLLRKKPIPAIVANTDRAYPLTASNVSIAIGGIAAMIESVVGKQFIRFGKPDSQMFMFAYDLIREYRQISKSDIVMVGDTLNTDILGGNKFGLDTVLVLTGNTQAKDYETRINAAGIVPTYICDSAVVDLSELDL from the coding sequence ATGAAGCAGATAGACAATTTTAAATCCATAGTTGATAAATACAAGATCGTTTTCTTCGACGCGTTCGGAGTGCTAAAAACTTATTCGGGCTTGGTGCCGGGTATCGGGAAGACGTTCGAATACCTGGAACGGGAAAAAAAGGAGTACTACATCGTCACTAACGACGCATCGCGCGGGCCGCAACAATTGGCGGCCTCCTACCACCGTATGGGCTTGACCGCTATTACGGAGGACCGTATCGTTTCTTCCGGTATGTTAACCAAAGAGTTTCTCGACCTGAAAGTGCCGGATGGCATTGTGGCTTACCTGGGCACGCCTGCCTCCGCGCATTATATCGAGCGTTCGGGTCTGCAAACCATGCCTATGAGCGAAGTGAACGAAAGCAATATCGATAAAGTGAGCGTGGTGATCTTCCTGGATGATGAGGGCTTTGACTGGTGCAACGATCTGAATAAAACCGTCAACCTGCTCCGTAAAAAGCCTATCCCGGCTATTGTAGCTAATACCGACCGCGCCTATCCCCTTACCGCAAGTAATGTTTCCATAGCCATCGGCGGTATCGCCGCCATGATAGAGAGCGTGGTGGGCAAGCAATTCATCCGGTTTGGCAAGCCCGATTCCCAGATGTTCATGTTTGCCTATGACCTCATCCGCGAATATCGGCAAATAAGTAAAAGTGACATCGTTATGGTTGGCGATACCCTGAATACCGACATTTTAGGCGGAAACAAGTTCGGTCTTGACACAGTTTTGGTTCTTACGGGCAACACGCAGGCAAAAGATTACGAGACCCGCATTAATGCTGCCGGCATTGTACCCACTTATATTTGCGACTCGGCAGTGGTCGACCTAAGTGAGCTTGATCTCTGA
- a CDS encoding glutamine synthetase family protein: protein MDKQQIVAYLKDKDIDKIKFAFADIDGILRGKIIGTEKFADGLQDGYGFCDVVFGWDSGDTCYNNVELTGWHTGYPDRPAKVDLSTFRTIPWQDNIPFFLADFSNADGTGLAACSRSLLKRIAAECESLGYHPEFAQEFEWFNFRENTQTLADKSFTNIQPLTPGMFGYSILRTSQNSGFYYDLFNLLKQFGIPLEGLHTETGPGVYEAAICHDHVLAAADKAVLFKNSVKEIANIHGIMASFMAKWNENLPGCSGHLHQSLWDKDKSKNLFYSIDSEYNMSDLLKHYLAGQLYCLPHILPMYAPTVNSYKRLVEGAWAPTTVTWGIDNRTTAIRILHPSEKYTRLETRIPGSDSNPYLAMAAALASGLYGIKNKLPLNIKPTVGSGYQDKSNGVLSSNLYKATVAMRNSPIATELFGAGFTEHFTQTRLWEWKQYAKAVTDWELKRYFEII, encoded by the coding sequence ATGGATAAACAACAGATCGTCGCCTATTTAAAGGATAAGGATATCGACAAAATAAAGTTTGCCTTTGCAGATATCGACGGCATCCTGCGTGGCAAGATCATTGGCACTGAGAAGTTTGCCGATGGACTGCAGGATGGCTATGGTTTTTGCGACGTTGTTTTTGGCTGGGACAGCGGCGATACCTGTTATAACAATGTTGAACTTACAGGCTGGCACACCGGTTATCCCGACAGGCCGGCGAAAGTCGATCTTTCCACCTTCCGCACTATTCCCTGGCAGGATAATATTCCATTCTTTTTAGCCGATTTCAGCAATGCCGACGGTACCGGTTTAGCCGCCTGTTCCCGCAGCCTGTTGAAGAGAATTGCTGCCGAATGTGAATCGTTAGGTTACCACCCCGAATTTGCCCAGGAATTTGAATGGTTCAATTTCAGGGAAAATACGCAAACTTTAGCCGATAAAAGTTTTACCAATATACAGCCGCTAACACCCGGCATGTTTGGCTACTCTATACTGAGGACATCACAAAACAGCGGATTTTATTACGATCTGTTCAATTTGCTTAAGCAGTTCGGGATCCCCCTGGAAGGGTTGCATACCGAAACCGGACCCGGCGTTTATGAAGCAGCTATTTGCCACGACCATGTTTTAGCCGCCGCCGATAAGGCCGTACTATTCAAGAATTCGGTGAAAGAGATTGCGAACATACATGGCATCATGGCATCATTTATGGCCAAATGGAACGAAAATCTACCGGGTTGCAGCGGGCATCTTCACCAAAGCCTATGGGACAAGGATAAGTCAAAAAATTTATTCTACAGTATTGATAGTGAATACAATATGAGCGACCTGTTAAAGCATTACTTAGCGGGGCAATTATATTGCTTACCACATATTTTACCGATGTATGCCCCTACTGTCAACAGCTATAAGCGGCTTGTTGAGGGCGCCTGGGCGCCAACCACGGTTACCTGGGGGATAGACAACCGTACCACGGCTATACGCATCCTGCATCCGTCAGAAAAATACACACGGCTTGAAACCCGCATACCCGGATCGGACAGTAACCCGTACCTGGCCATGGCTGCGGCGCTTGCTTCTGGTTTATATGGCATCAAAAACAAATTGCCGCTAAACATAAAACCGACCGTCGGCAGCGGTTACCAGGATAAAAGCAACGGCGTGCTGTCGTCCAACCTGTACAAAGCTACCGTGGCCATGCGGAACTCTCCTATCGCAACCGAATTATTCGGCGCCGGTTTCACCGAACATTTTACCCAAACCCGCCTGTGGGAATGGAAACAATACGCCAAAGCTGTTACGGATTGGGAATTGAAAAGGTATTTTGAGATAATATAG
- a CDS encoding DUF7009 family protein codes for MKIRIKGNSLRYRLTRSDVNAIIKEGRLEERTEFGHQTLVYALQTTTDYDLSATFHENRITLFVPHIMIDQLANTDEVGFESEQGKLFLLVEKDFTCLDNTAEDQSDNYPNPLAEKMK; via the coding sequence ATGAAGATTCGTATTAAAGGAAATTCGTTACGTTACCGCCTGACCAGGAGCGATGTGAATGCCATCATAAAGGAAGGGCGGCTGGAGGAGCGGACAGAGTTTGGCCATCAAACGTTGGTCTACGCTTTACAAACAACAACGGACTACGACCTTAGTGCCACATTTCACGAGAATAGAATAACCTTGTTTGTGCCTCATATCATGATCGATCAATTGGCGAATACGGATGAGGTTGGCTTTGAAAGTGAGCAGGGAAAATTGTTTTTGCTGGTTGAAAAAGATTTTACCTGCCTGGATAACACGGCCGAAGATCAGAGTGATAATTATCCTAATCCATTAGCGGAGAAAATGAAATGA
- a CDS encoding glutamine synthetase beta-grasp domain-containing protein, with amino-acid sequence MAKLEYIWLDGYKPTQSLRSKTKIEGDFSGKLEDCPNWSFDGSSTEQAPGGSSDCILKPVFICPDPQRKDAYLVMCEVLDSKGAAHESNGRALIEDDDNDFWFGFEQEYFLWDPETNKPLGFPAGGYPGPQGPYYCSVGAKNAFGREIVEEHLDACLDAGLNVEGINAEVAAGQWEFQIFAKGAKEAGDQIWVARYLLERIGEKYGVSINWHCKPLGALDWNGSGMHANFSNTTLRTAGSEDVYKKILEAFRPVVAEHIAVYGADNDQRLTGKHETASIHDYSYGVSDRGASIRIPLYTVQKGWKGYLEDRRPNSAADPYKVAARIIKTVKSAI; translated from the coding sequence ATGGCAAAATTAGAGTACATCTGGCTTGATGGCTACAAACCAACTCAAAGCCTCCGTAGTAAAACAAAGATCGAAGGTGATTTCAGCGGCAAATTAGAAGATTGCCCAAACTGGAGCTTTGATGGTTCTTCAACCGAACAAGCACCAGGTGGTTCTTCAGACTGTATTTTAAAACCTGTTTTTATCTGCCCTGATCCGCAGCGTAAAGATGCTTACCTGGTGATGTGTGAAGTACTTGACTCAAAAGGTGCTGCGCATGAATCGAATGGCCGCGCGTTGATTGAGGACGATGACAATGATTTTTGGTTTGGTTTTGAGCAGGAATATTTCCTGTGGGATCCCGAAACCAACAAACCGCTTGGCTTCCCTGCAGGTGGCTACCCTGGCCCGCAGGGTCCTTACTATTGCTCTGTCGGTGCAAAAAATGCTTTCGGCCGCGAAATAGTAGAAGAGCATTTGGATGCTTGCCTGGATGCAGGCCTGAATGTGGAAGGTATCAATGCTGAAGTTGCTGCCGGACAGTGGGAATTCCAGATTTTTGCAAAAGGCGCTAAAGAAGCCGGTGACCAGATATGGGTTGCCCGTTACTTACTGGAAAGAATCGGCGAGAAATACGGAGTTTCTATCAACTGGCATTGCAAACCACTGGGCGCTTTAGACTGGAACGGTTCGGGCATGCACGCTAACTTCTCAAATACTACCCTGAGAACAGCAGGCAGCGAAGACGTTTACAAAAAGATCCTGGAAGCTTTCCGTCCTGTAGTGGCAGAGCACATTGCCGTTTATGGAGCCGATAACGACCAGCGTTTAACCGGTAAACACGAAACAGCGTCTATACACGACTATAGCTATGGTGTATCCGACCGCGGTGCCTCTATCCGTATACCTTTGTACACTGTACAAAAAGGATGGAAAGGTTACCTGGAAGATCGTCGCCCTAACTCGGCTGCCGATCCATACAAAGTAGCCGCACGTATTATTAAAACTGTAAAGTCAGCGATATAA
- the mdh gene encoding malate dehydrogenase gives MKITVVGAGAVGATCADNIARKELAEELILLDIREGFAEGKAIDIMQTSAILGFDTKVKGVTNDYAATSNSEVVVITSGLPRKPGMTREELIGTNAGIVKSVTESILKYSPNTIIIVVSNPMDTMNYLTLKTSGLPKNRILGMGGALDSSRFKYYLSQELGCSPADLNAVVIGGHGDTTMIPLIKHATWNSVPVTEFLSQEQQDKIVAATMVGGATLTKLIGTSAWYAPGAGTMAMVESIVRDEKKLISCGVALDGEYGQQDISLVVPVVLGKGGWEKIVNFKLSDAEQEQFDKSADAVRNMNQVLYDTKVI, from the coding sequence ATGAAAATAACAGTCGTTGGCGCCGGGGCTGTGGGCGCTACTTGCGCTGATAATATCGCAAGGAAAGAATTAGCCGAAGAATTGATCTTATTGGATATACGCGAAGGCTTTGCCGAAGGTAAGGCTATCGATATTATGCAAACATCTGCCATACTTGGTTTCGATACCAAAGTAAAGGGTGTTACCAATGATTATGCAGCTACCTCCAACTCGGAAGTAGTGGTTATTACTTCAGGTTTGCCGCGCAAGCCGGGCATGACCCGCGAGGAACTGATAGGAACCAACGCCGGTATAGTAAAAAGCGTTACCGAAAGCATTTTAAAATATTCGCCCAACACAATTATTATCGTCGTATCTAACCCGATGGATACGATGAATTACTTGACGCTGAAAACTTCAGGATTGCCAAAGAACCGTATCCTGGGTATGGGCGGTGCGCTGGATTCATCAAGGTTTAAATATTATCTGAGCCAGGAACTGGGCTGCTCACCAGCCGACCTGAATGCCGTGGTTATCGGCGGTCACGGCGATACCACAATGATACCGTTAATAAAGCATGCAACCTGGAACAGTGTCCCGGTTACCGAATTCCTGAGCCAGGAACAACAGGATAAAATTGTAGCTGCTACCATGGTTGGCGGTGCAACCCTGACCAAACTGATCGGTACTTCGGCCTGGTATGCGCCCGGCGCCGGTACAATGGCTATGGTTGAAAGCATTGTTCGTGATGAGAAAAAGCTCATTAGCTGCGGTGTCGCCCTCGACGGCGAATATGGCCAGCAAGATATTTCGCTGGTGGTGCCGGTTGTTTTGGGTAAAGGCGGCTGGGAAAAGATCGTGAACTTTAAGCTAAGCGACGCTGAACAGGAACAGTTTGACAAAAGCGCCGATGCGGTTCGCAACATGAACCAGGTGCTTTACGATACGAAGGTTATCTGA
- a CDS encoding glycoside hydrolase family 43 protein — protein MRISITVFFTILSFLSVSVGAQTSTFTNPLLPSGADPWVIQKDGWYYYTNSTGTNITLWKTRHITDLGSAQKKVVWTPPAGTNYSRELWAPELHFINKKWYVYFAADDGINDHHRIYVLENSSADPLQGAWIFKGKVADPTDKWAIDASVFTSKGQLYMIWSGWEGDTNGEQDIFIAKLKNPWTVDGERVKLSYPTFDWEKNGDLHDASNPPHVNVNEGPELLKHGDKLFLIYSASGCWTDFYALGMLTVSANSNLLKPASWTKSRRPVFKQSPQNGVYAPGHNSFFKSPDGKEDWILYHANSQPGQGCGKDRSPRAQKFTWNKDGSPNFGIPVKQNMSIPLPSGTN, from the coding sequence ATGCGAATATCTATAACTGTATTTTTTACAATTCTATCATTCCTGTCCGTTTCTGTTGGGGCGCAAACTTCAACATTTACCAACCCGCTTTTACCCTCAGGCGCCGACCCGTGGGTGATTCAGAAAGACGGATGGTATTATTATACCAATAGTACTGGCACAAACATTACCCTTTGGAAGACGCGCCATATAACCGATCTGGGGTCGGCACAAAAAAAAGTTGTTTGGACGCCCCCTGCCGGAACTAATTATTCCAGGGAACTTTGGGCGCCCGAGTTACATTTTATTAATAAAAAATGGTATGTATATTTTGCAGCCGACGACGGTATTAACGACCATCATCGCATATACGTACTGGAAAACAGTTCCGCCGACCCGCTGCAAGGCGCATGGATATTTAAAGGAAAAGTAGCAGATCCGACCGATAAATGGGCCATAGATGCTTCGGTATTTACCAGCAAGGGGCAACTTTATATGATTTGGTCAGGGTGGGAAGGTGATACCAACGGTGAGCAGGATATCTTTATTGCCAAACTAAAAAATCCGTGGACGGTGGATGGCGAACGCGTAAAATTGTCGTACCCAACCTTTGATTGGGAAAAGAACGGCGACCTGCACGATGCGTCCAATCCGCCGCATGTAAATGTGAATGAGGGGCCCGAGCTGTTGAAACATGGAGATAAACTTTTCCTTATTTATTCGGCCAGCGGATGCTGGACGGATTTTTATGCTTTAGGTATGCTGACTGTATCGGCAAACAGCAACCTGCTCAAACCGGCATCCTGGACCAAATCCCGTCGGCCAGTATTTAAACAATCGCCGCAAAACGGGGTTTATGCTCCGGGACACAATTCTTTTTTCAAATCGCCCGATGGCAAGGAGGATTGGATACTCTATCACGCCAATTCACAACCCGGCCAGGGCTGCGGTAAGGACCGGTCGCCGCGGGCGCAAAAATTTACCTGGAACAAGGACGGTAGCCCGAATTTCGGTATACCAGTAAAACAAAATATGTCCATACCATTACCATCAGGCACTAACTAA
- a CDS encoding cellulase family glycosylhydrolase, producing the protein MMKIKYLPLFLLMLAFASADAQSKAPVAAPWSAAKANAWYAKHKWISGSDFIPSSAINQLEMWQADTFDPKTIDRELGYAEGIGFNAMRVFLHSMAWQEDPKGFKKRVADYLAIADKHHIQTIFVFFDDCWNPTAKTGKQPEPKTGVHNSGWLQDPGNRLNDKGEIAMLQKYVTDVLTTFKHDKRILLWDLYNEPGNSGKKDKSLDLLSKIYAWSRAVNPDQPLSMGLWDWSFEKLNAFQLTHSDVITYHDYEEPEKHERVVQLLKASGRPVICTEYMARPRGSTFANTMPMLRKENVGAINWGLVAGKTNTMYAWDTPMPGGEEPKLWFHEVFRKDGTPYSQEEADLIKKLNNKNQ; encoded by the coding sequence ATGATGAAAATAAAATATCTGCCATTATTCCTGCTGATGCTCGCTTTCGCTTCGGCAGACGCACAAAGTAAAGCCCCGGTGGCTGCCCCCTGGTCCGCTGCCAAAGCAAATGCATGGTACGCTAAACACAAATGGATAAGCGGTTCAGATTTTATCCCGAGTTCGGCCATTAACCAATTGGAAATGTGGCAGGCGGATACGTTCGACCCCAAAACTATCGACCGTGAATTGGGATATGCCGAAGGGATAGGTTTCAATGCCATGCGGGTATTCCTTCATAGTATGGCCTGGCAGGAGGACCCAAAAGGATTTAAAAAGCGTGTAGCCGATTATCTTGCCATTGCTGATAAGCACCACATCCAAACCATCTTCGTTTTCTTCGACGATTGCTGGAACCCGACCGCTAAAACCGGCAAACAACCCGAACCAAAAACCGGCGTTCATAACTCCGGCTGGCTGCAGGACCCGGGCAACAGGCTTAATGATAAAGGAGAAATCGCCATGCTCCAAAAATATGTTACCGATGTGCTAACTACCTTTAAACATGATAAGCGCATCCTGTTGTGGGACCTGTATAACGAACCAGGCAACAGCGGTAAAAAGGACAAGTCGCTGGATCTTTTATCAAAGATATATGCATGGAGCCGCGCGGTAAACCCCGACCAACCACTCAGCATGGGGTTGTGGGACTGGAGTTTTGAAAAATTGAATGCTTTCCAACTGACACATTCCGACGTGATCACCTATCATGATTACGAAGAACCTGAGAAGCACGAACGCGTGGTGCAATTATTAAAAGCGAGCGGCAGACCTGTTATTTGTACCGAATATATGGCGCGCCCGCGTGGCAGCACCTTTGCCAATACCATGCCGATGTTGAGAAAAGAGAATGTTGGCGCCATAAATTGGGGGCTTGTAGCTGGTAAAACTAATACCATGTATGCCTGGGATACGCCTATGCCCGGCGGCGAAGAACCCAAGCTGTGGTTTCACGAGGTTTTCCGCAAGGACGGTACCCCTTACAGCCAGGAAGAAGCCGACCTGATAAAAAAACTAAACAATAAGAACCAATAA